Proteins co-encoded in one Chrysemys picta bellii isolate R12L10 chromosome 13, ASM1138683v2, whole genome shotgun sequence genomic window:
- the FAM210B gene encoding protein FAM210B, mitochondrial, which produces MPWLVHRSLGPGALLQATARIVWGKVGSGGSSPRAAAGAPPFLGGHLQAVPGGGEAREAPHKRQHRPSFRQGCSWLALGDLRLQSPLRLLPAPALLAPADPSRRAGCRAAKAGYLPPHKGFGDQQQVQEDAEFSHLPPEITLQATASNFPGSGSSGKDTSRSPEKEVTDPSDEDEKKPNKSQQLKKVFKEYGAVGVSFHIGISLMSLGIFYLAVSSGVDMTAVLLKLGFNEALVQSKVAAGTSTFVLAYAIHKVFAPVRISITLVSVPFLVRYFRKIGFFKPPASNP; this is translated from the exons ATGCCCTGGCTGGTGCACCGCTcgctgggccctggggcgctgctCCAAGCTACCGCACGCATCGTCTGGGGCAAGGTgggcagcggcggcagcagccCTAGAGCAGCAGCGGGGGCCCCGCCGTTCCTAGGCGGCCACCTGCAGGCTGTCCCCGGTGGAGGCGAAGCTAGAGAGGCTCCGCACAAGAGGCAGCATCGACCCAGCTTCCGACAGGGGTGCAGCTGGCTCGCCCTGGGGGACCTGCGCCTGCAAAGCCCCCTCCGCCTCCTGCCCGCTCCTGCGCTGCTTGCCCCAGCTGATCCCAGCCGCCGGGCCGGCTGCAGAGCTGCTAAGGCGGGTTATCTGCCCCCCCACAAGGGCTTCGGCGACCAACAGCAGGTGCAAGAGGACGCAGAGTTCAGCCATCTGCCGCCCGAGATAACTCTGCAAGCAACTGCCAGCAACTTCCCCGGCAGCGGCAGCTCCGGGAAG GACACAAGTAGATCCCCTGAAAAGGAAGTCACGGATCCCAGTGATGAAGATGAGAAGAAACCCAACAAATCCCAGCAGCTGAAAAAAGTTTTTAAAGAATACGGAGCTGTAGGAGTTTCATTCCATATTGGAATTTCGTTAATGTCTTTGGGAATATTCTACCTGGCTGTTTCAAG tGGTGTGGACATGACCGCAGTTCTCCTAAAACTTGGATTCAATGAAGCATTGGTGCAATCCAAAGTGGCTGCTGGTACAAGCACATTTGTGTTGGCCTACGCTATTCACAAGGTGTTTGCTCCAGTCCGAATCAGCATTACCTTAGTTTCTGTGCCATTCCTTGTCCGATATTTCCGTAAGATTGGTTTCTTCAAACCTCCTGCCTCAAACCCATGA